ATGCAAATACAAATTATAATCAAGATTTAACACTAGAGAGACTTTTTGGTTGGCATAACGCACTTTTCCCAAAAGGCTATAGTGGATTAAATAAAATTAATACAGCATCTTTTAGAAGTGAAGAAACTATGCAAATAGTTGGTGGATATGCAGGAAATGAAGTTGTATATTATGAAGCACCACCAAGAGCTAATCTTGAAAATGAAATGCAAAACTTTTTAAATTGGTTTAATACTACAAATGAAAGTTTGATAAAAGCTTGTATTGCTCATCTTTGGTTTGTAATAATTCATCCTTTTGATGATGGAAATGGAAGAATTACAAGAGCAATTACAGATTTAGTTTTATCAAAAATAGAAAACTCTAAAATATCAAGACTTTATTCAATGTCTAGTGCAATAAATGATGATAGAAAAGGTTACTATAAAGCACTAGAATATACAACAGGATATATAAAAAAAGAGGATAATTTTCTTGATATTACTTTTTGGTGTGAGTGGTTTTTGCAAACTTTATATAAAGCTCTGCATGATACAAAAATGAAACTAAATTTTATAGTTTTTAAAACTAAATTTTGGGATAAATATAGAGATAAAAACTTAAACGCTAGACAAATAAAAGTTTTAAATTTTATTCTTGATATAGGTATAGAAAATTTTAAAGGTAATCTATCAAAGAAAAAATATATGTCAATTTCAAGTAGTTCTTCTACAACAGCATCAAGAGATATTTCTGAACTTTTAGAAATAGGGTGTATTAAACAAGTTAAAGGAACTTTAGGACGAAATGTAAGTTATGAGATTGTTTTTAGTTCATAATTAAGTTCAGTCAAACTATCTATAAATGAATTAAATGCCAATGATTGAATAAATTCCAGATTCCTAAAACCACCAACAAGCATTAGTGCAGAATGTAAGTCATTTTAGAAACATAAATTGTTGATTTATAATAGCTGTTGTAATAATTTTTTAATTATACAAATAAAAATATGCTATGAAAATAATATAATTTTGTTATAATAACACAGGTTATCATAATAAAGGTTTTTATAATGAAATTTTACAATAGAGAAAAAGAGCTTGAAGTTCTAAAAAAAGCTGATAAATTAAAATCACGAAAATCAATAATGACGATGTTAATAGGCAGAAGAAGAGTTGGAAAAACAACTCTTGCTTTACAAAACTATTCAAATGAAAAGGTTTTATATTTTTTTGTTTCTAAAAAAAATGAACAACTACTTTGTGAAGAGTTTTGTAATGAGATTATTGAAAAGTTAGAAGTTAAGATTTTTGGAAAACTTACAAAATTTGAAGAGCTTTTTGAATATATTTTAGAGCTTGGTAAAACACAATCATTTACACTTATAATTGATGAATTTCAAGAGTTTTTTAGAATAAATGAAGCTATTTATTCATCTATGCAAAAACTTTGGGATTTGAACAAAGATAAAACAAATATTCATCTCATAACTTGTGGTTCTGTTTATTCTTTGATGAAAAAAATCTATGAAGATAATAAAGAACCATTATTTGGAAGATGTGATTTTAAAATAGATTTAAAACCTTTAAAAGTTAGTGTTTTAAAAGAGATTTTAAAAGATTATAACTCATATTCAAATGAAAATTTACTTGATTTTTACCTTTTAACAGGTGGTGTTGCAAAATATATCGAACTATTTATTTTAAATAATAGTTTTGATTTAAAATCAATGATAGATACGATAATTGACCCAAATTCAATGTTTTTAGAAGAGGGTAAAAATAGACTCATAGAAGAGTTTGGAAAAGAGTATGGAACATATTTTTCGATTCTTGCCCTTATATCTGATTCAAAAACTTCAAGAAGTGAAATAGAATCTATTTTAGAACGAAATATTTCAGGACATTTATCACGACTTGAAAATGACTATAACATCATAAAATCAATTAAACCAATAAATGCTAAACCAAACTCAAAGGTGCAAAAATATGAAATAGTAGATAACTTTTTAGCTTTTTGGTTTAGATTTATTTTTAAATACCAATCACTTATTGAAGCTGAAAATTTTGATAGATTAAAAGAGATTATATATAGAGATATTTCAACTTTTAAAGGAAAATTTCTTGAAAAGCTTTTTGTTGAGCTTTTAAAAGAGAAACAAACTTTTACAAAAATTGGTTCATATTGGGAACGAAATAATCAAAATGAAATAGATATAGTGGCTATTGATGATATTGATAAAAAAATTTTGATTTGTGAAGTGAAATTAAGTGAAAAACGATTGGATTATAATACTTTGGTTTTAAAATCTCAAAAATTGCTTCAAGATTTTAAAGCTTATGAGATTGAATATAAGCTTTTATCTCTAAAAGATATTTAATTTTTTAAAATATATATTATAAAATCATAATTTAGAAACAGCTTCTTCCATTCTACTTTGACTTCTTGCTGTATAGATTATAGTTGTTTTTATATCTTTATGTCTCATTAAAAGTTGAATATTTCTCACATCAACGCCCATTTCACTTAAATTACTAGCAAAAGTTCTTCTTATAATATGAATGCCTTTTTTGCCTAAATTTAATTCATTTGATATTTTTTCAAAATAACCATAAAGATTTGTTCTTTTTAGAGGTAATTTCGTTTTAGTCAAAAAAAGTTTTTCTTCAAGTGATTTGTTTCTTTTAAAATAATTTAATTCATTCTTAATATATTCATATGGAATAGGATTTGTATAAAGAGTTTTTCCTTTTCCTTTTATGGTAAGTGGAATAAGTTTAGTACCTGAATCTTTTGCAATATATGGTTTCCCGAAATACTTTAATTGTAAATCACACAATTCACTAGCTCTTAAACCCCCATATAAAGCCAATTTAAAAGTAAATGAGAGCATATATGCAAATTCATTTCTCTCTTTTTTTAGATTATTTTCTAAATAATCTAAAAAAGAATGTACTAAATCAGGTTTAAAATAATCTTTTTCTATTGATTCTTTTTTGTATTTTATTTTTTTCCATTTTAAATGAAATTCGTATTTATCAATATTTTCATCATCAATATATTCAAAAAATATATTTAAAATCTTTTTATCATTTAATTTTGTAGAGGCTTTTAACTCTTTGCCTGTTTTATTTAGATATTCATTATCTCTCCACATAAAATATCTTTTAATCATCTTGACATCAATTGCATCAAATGAGGAGTCATCTATAAATTTATTAATATTTACATATTCAATAAATTTATTTACTACATTCATATAATTTTCAATAGTTTTTTCATCTTTTCTATCAAGAGTTAAATTTTCATTAAAATCTATACTCCATCTTAATAATGCAGAACTTAATGATTCATCTTTATTTTGTAATTTCATTTAAAGTACTTTGTAAATAAATTTATTTAAAAAAATTAAAGATTCCCAACAAAAACATATTTAAAAAAAAATCTTTAATTTACCTATTTATAGGGATATATTACTATAAAAGAACTTAAAAAATTGTTTACATTCTTAGCTAGAATGTAAATTTTTATTTAAAACCATTTTTTATTTGAAGACTTTACCTTTTTAAAGAGAGTAAGAATTTTTATGAGTTTTAATTTTAGATTGATTAATAAATATTAGTAATAAATTTTATTTATTACTAATAGCATTTATTCCTTGATCTTTTAGTTGTTCAATGTTAATATTTTTTTCAGTAGTTATCATTACTAGTTTAATATCTAATGATTGAGTTAAAATTTTCAGCATATTTAAACTCTGTTTTGATTCAAGTAAAAAATAATCTGATATTTTTATATAAGATGGTTTTAATTCTTTCAAATAAGAGTAATCATCACTATTTGCAATAAAATTATAAATGGCAAATTCAAAACCATATTCTTTCAACAACTTTATATACATTAAGGTATTTGAAAAATTTTGATTAAAAGCTTCTTCTT
The sequence above is drawn from the Arcobacter cloacae genome and encodes:
- a CDS encoding ATP-binding protein, translating into MKFYNREKELEVLKKADKLKSRKSIMTMLIGRRRVGKTTLALQNYSNEKVLYFFVSKKNEQLLCEEFCNEIIEKLEVKIFGKLTKFEELFEYILELGKTQSFTLIIDEFQEFFRINEAIYSSMQKLWDLNKDKTNIHLITCGSVYSLMKKIYEDNKEPLFGRCDFKIDLKPLKVSVLKEILKDYNSYSNENLLDFYLLTGGVAKYIELFILNNSFDLKSMIDTIIDPNSMFLEEGKNRLIEEFGKEYGTYFSILALISDSKTSRSEIESILERNISGHLSRLENDYNIIKSIKPINAKPNSKVQKYEIVDNFLAFWFRFIFKYQSLIEAENFDRLKEIIYRDISTFKGKFLEKLFVELLKEKQTFTKIGSYWERNNQNEIDIVAIDDIDKKILICEVKLSEKRLDYNTLVLKSQKLLQDFKAYEIEYKLLSLKDI
- a CDS encoding Fic family protein, giving the protein MKKWIWQQENYPKFTYDSKKLENLIQKISLEQGYLIALTQTMSKENIIQRQADALLNEAINTSLIEGEVLNRDSVKASIAKKFGFEDIDYKKVVESTDNLIEIIIDANTNYNQDLTLERLFGWHNALFPKGYSGLNKINTASFRSEETMQIVGGYAGNEVVYYEAPPRANLENEMQNFLNWFNTTNESLIKACIAHLWFVIIHPFDDGNGRITRAITDLVLSKIENSKISRLYSMSSAINDDRKGYYKALEYTTGYIKKEDNFLDITFWCEWFLQTLYKALHDTKMKLNFIVFKTKFWDKYRDKNLNARQIKVLNFILDIGIENFKGNLSKKKYMSISSSSSTTASRDISELLEIGCIKQVKGTLGRNVSYEIVFSS
- a CDS encoding tyrosine-type recombinase/integrase yields the protein MKLQNKDESLSSALLRWSIDFNENLTLDRKDEKTIENYMNVVNKFIEYVNINKFIDDSSFDAIDVKMIKRYFMWRDNEYLNKTGKELKASTKLNDKKILNIFFEYIDDENIDKYEFHLKWKKIKYKKESIEKDYFKPDLVHSFLDYLENNLKKERNEFAYMLSFTFKLALYGGLRASELCDLQLKYFGKPYIAKDSGTKLIPLTIKGKGKTLYTNPIPYEYIKNELNYFKRNKSLEEKLFLTKTKLPLKRTNLYGYFEKISNELNLGKKGIHIIRRTFASNLSEMGVDVRNIQLLMRHKDIKTTIIYTARSQSRMEEAVSKL